In bacterium, the genomic stretch CCATCCATTTGAAGTTTCCGGGACTAAATATAGAATAACAACATTTGATTGATAATAATTTGCAATTTTTTCTAATTTATCTATTTCCTGATACCTTACTGCAAGAACTCTTGCATTTATTGCCCACTCTGGAATTATCATTTTATTTTACTTATATTTGAATTACCTTCTTATACATTACTGATTTATAAATTGCATCTAAGACCTTCACTATTCCATAATAATAATTAAATGGGATAATACCTGGTTGATTGTTTAAATATCTTTTAAGCATTTCTTCAAGAAATACATTGTAAACATCCTGGTTATACTTTAATAAATTTGTTATTTCTACTTTATTATTTTTTCTACAACGAATTTCCAACTTGAATATTCTTGGTTTTTCTATATCAATAAGAGTAAAAAGAAAATTTGTAGTATTGATTACAAAGGCAAAGTCACGCCAGTTTCTATCAGTTGGATATCCATAACATATCTCAATCACTCCTCTTTTTCCACTCGCTGTTTCCAGAATAACACTTGAATTATCCTCAATACTTTTTCCATAGATACAATTATTCATACCCGCATAGACAAATTTTGTTTCTTCTTTTGTAAGATAACGAAAAAGGTCAATATAATGTGGACCTTCGTTTATAAATGAACCACCCAAGGCAATTTTCTTATCTAACAACCATTTATTTCTCCAATCAATATATCTCTGAATAGGTCCTGCCATATTACGAAAGTAACAGTGAACTATCTCTCCGATATTATTTTTCTCACTGAATTCTTTTATTGCAAGAATAATAGGACTAAATCTTAAAGGAAGAACCACATCAGTAAAAAGACCTTTTTTATTTGCCTTTTCAGACAACTTTTTCATAATTCCTGCATTATTAGTTATTGGTTTTTCTGTGCAAAGAGGGATTCCTCTTTCAAGAATACTATCTATAATCTCTGGCATTTCACAATGTCTACCAAATGAAAAAACAAAATCTATATCCTCTTTTTTCAGTAATTTATGATAGTCAGAATAAAAATGGCAGGTAAATTCTTTTGCTATTTTTTGGGCTATTTCTTTGTTTTTATCAGAGACAGCAATAATTTTATGTTTTGTTTTTTTGATGAAGTTTAAATACATCCCAGCATGATAATGCCCTACCTCAATAAAAGCAATTTTTAACTCTTTATCCATATTCTCTTACCTTTCAACATAGATAATCTCGCTTTTTCAATAATATTTGTCGCCTGTAAACTTTCTTCCAATCCACACTGTGGAGAAGTTTTATTTTTTACACATTCAATAAAATGTTTTACTTCTGCATAATACATATCATTCTCTTTATATTCTACCTTTTCTTCTCTTCCATTATTTTTATCAAGAATAATGCAATTTTTTTCAAAAGTCGCACGAGCCTTTGTACCTATTACTTCAAAATCAACCACACTTTTCTTAAATATCCAGTAATGTCCAGAAACTGTTGTAACGCAGACATCTTTATGTTTCAAAATTAAAATACTATTATCTTCTGCCTCTTTCAAATGAAAACGAGAACTACCATAAGCATCCACAGTTTCTATTTTCTGTCCAATAAGCCAGGGAGCAAGGTCAGCATAGTGAATACTATTTACAAGTAAAATCCCGCCACCTTTTTTAATATCAGTCCGCCAATTATCTTTAAAATTACTTGCGGCACTGTATCTTGCATTAATATATAATGTTTCTCCTATCACATTAGATTCTATTAACTCTTTAAGTTTAATAAATTTTTGAGAAAAACGAAAACAAAAGCCCACCATCAGTATTTTCCCAGTTGATGAAATAATTTTCCTTAGTTTTTTACCTTCTTTTACCGTAGGAGAAATTGGTTTTTCGCATAGAACACTAATACCCCTTTTTAAAAGATGGGAAGTAACTATTGGCTGTAAATAGGGTGGCATACTCACACTGGCAATATCAGTAATACTTTCATTTATATCTTTATAATCAGAATAAAATTCTGCACCTAATTCTCTGGCTAATTTCTTTCCTTTCTTATTTACATCAACAATTGCACTTATTTTAATTCCTAATTTCTTATATGCACGAATATGATTACCAGCATTCCCTCCACAAGCGCCTATAATTGCTGCTTTCATTATTTTTCCCTCCTATATGAAAAATCAAAAACATTGCTTTAACACGTATCATATTTTTAAGAACTTTCAACTAATTTAAAGTAATTAAAATCCTCAAAAACCAATTATATTTTAATATTTTATAAATAATAGATAAAATACTTTTGATTGAAAAACAAAATTATTTGAAAAATATTCCATTAAAAAGAAAGGTAAAGAGAACAAATTTCATATTATTTTATCCTGCTTTAAATCTTATTTAAAAATTTGGAAAGATATAAAAATATTTTATATTTATTCTTTATAAAAGTTAATTAAATTATTTCCCCAGATTTTTATCCTTTCTTTTAATTTCTCTTCCGGACCTATATAAATAATTTTTATGCCTAAATCATAAAGAGAAAGAGATATTTTATTTGCTTCTTCAATATTCTTTTTATTCATATAATCATAAAAGACAATTTTTTCTTCTATTTCAAATGGTAAAGAAAACTCAACTTCTTTTTTATTCTTATCATCATGGTTAAATATAAAAATTACTTTTTCTTCCCCAATTTCCCAGCCATCTATAGAATAATCATCTTTGTTCTCATCTATAAAAATTTCCCCTTGAATTTTCTTCCCATTTAAAAAGAAATCTTCAAAATCACTAATAATTGTATTTACAACTCCTAAATCAAATAATCTTCTTCCATCAACACTTATCAAAGTATCATAATATATATGATATCCATCACATCCAATTGTTATTGATTTTAATGCCTGGGTTCTTAAAAGTTTATAATTTCTCTGTCTT encodes the following:
- a CDS encoding Gfo/Idh/MocA family oxidoreductase; translated protein: MDKELKIAFIEVGHYHAGMYLNFIKKTKHKIIAVSDKNKEIAQKIAKEFTCHFYSDYHKLLKKEDIDFVFSFGRHCEMPEIIDSILERGIPLCTEKPITNNAGIMKKLSEKANKKGLFTDVVLPLRFSPIILAIKEFSEKNNIGEIVHCYFRNMAGPIQRYIDWRNKWLLDKKIALGGSFINEGPHYIDLFRYLTKEETKFVYAGMNNCIYGKSIEDNSSVILETASGKRGVIEICYGYPTDRNWRDFAFVINTTNFLFTLIDIEKPRIFKLEIRCRKNNKVEITNLLKYNQDVYNVFLEEMLKRYLNNQPGIIPFNYYYGIVKVLDAIYKSVMYKKVIQI
- a CDS encoding Gfo/Idh/MocA family oxidoreductase, yielding MKAAIIGACGGNAGNHIRAYKKLGIKISAIVDVNKKGKKLARELGAEFYSDYKDINESITDIASVSMPPYLQPIVTSHLLKRGISVLCEKPISPTVKEGKKLRKIISSTGKILMVGFCFRFSQKFIKLKELIESNVIGETLYINARYSAASNFKDNWRTDIKKGGGILLVNSIHYADLAPWLIGQKIETVDAYGSSRFHLKEAEDNSILILKHKDVCVTTVSGHYWIFKKSVVDFEVIGTKARATFEKNCIILDKNNGREEKVEYKENDMYYAEVKHFIECVKNKTSPQCGLEESLQATNIIEKARLSMLKGKRIWIKS